Below is a window of Methylosinus sp. PW1 DNA.
CCAAGCGAGTCGCCTATGACCAGGCGAAATTCGACTATGGCGGTCTGAAGGTCGGCGACAAGCTGCCGGATATCGGCTTTTCCGGCTTCCGCATTCTCGCCCCTCAAAGCGCCGGCGCGCCGGACACGGAGCTGGCGCTGTTCCAGGGCGCGAGCTTCTATCGGGCGCTCGCCCGCGGCCAGACTTTGGGCGTCACCGCCCGCGCCCTCTCCATCCGCACCGCCGATCCGCGCGGCGAGGAGTTCCCCGTCTTCCGCAGCTTCTGGATCGAGAAGCCGTCGCTCGCAGGCAACGCCCTCGTCATTCACGCACTGCTCGATTCGCAGAGCGTCACGGGCGCCTATCTCTTCACGCTGCGGCCGGGAGAGGCGACGATCATCGACGCGGAATTCACGCTGTTCCCGCGCGTCGCCATCGATCATCTGGGGCTCGGCGGCGCGGCTGCGGCCTCGCTGTTCACGCCGCTCGACCATCGCCGTTCCGATGATCCACGCCCCTTCGTCGCCGAGACCAATGGGCTGCAAATGCTCACCGGCAAGGACGAATGGCTCTGGCGCCCGGTCTCCAACCGCGAGACGCTGCAAATCTCGGCCTTTGTCGATTCCAATCCGAAGGGCTTTGGATTTTTGACGCGCGACCGTGACATAGAGACCTATCAGGACGACATACAGCATTGGGAGCTGCGTCCCTCGCTGTGGGTGGAGCCGATCGGCGATTGGGGCGAGGGCTCGGTGCAGCTCGTCGAGATTCCCTCCGAATCGGAGGTGAACGCCAATATCGTGGCCTATTGGCGGCCCAAGCAGCCGCTCGCCGCCGGCAAGGAGGCGACTTTCGCCTATCGGCAGTTCTGGTGCTGGAGCCCGCCGGCGCGTCCGCCTTTCGCGGTCGCCGTCTCGGCTTTCGGCGGCCGCGCGCCGTCGCCGAAACTGCGCCGCTTTATCGTCCAGTTTGCAGGCGACAATCTCGGCGATCCCCAACGTGTCGCCAATCTGCGGCCCGTCTTGACGACATCGCCCGGATCGGCGACGAACATTCGCATCTATCCTAATCCGAAGGCGAAGACATGCCGCGTCGTCTTCGACGTCGATCCTGCCGGCGAGACCTTTTGCGAGCTGCGCCTCGTCCTCCATTCGGGCGACGAGCCGATCAGCGAAACCTGGCTCTATAGATGGACGGTGTAGCTCTCTCTCTCGTCGAACCCATTCCGCCGGACGCCGTCGCGCCGACGCCGCCCGTCGATCCCGCCGCCGCGCCGCCCATGCCGGCGGAGCGCCGGCTCGAGATGCCGACGCAATCCTTCTGGCGCTTCAAGGCGAAGGAGCGTCGCCGGCGCTTGGCGCCGAAGCTCTGGCGCACGCCTTGGATCTCGCGCTTCGTCACCTTCGGCGGCGGCCTCGCGCTCACCGCCTATGGCGGCTACGAGATGTACCGCGTCATCGACGTCGGCGGCGTCACCACGCTGAAATGGGCGCTGCTCGCGCTCTTCGTGCTGAATTTCTCCTGGATCGCGCTCTCCTTCGCCAGCGCCGTCGTCGGCTTCGTCGCGCTGCTGTTCGCGCGCCGGCCGCCGCCGCCGCCGGAAACGCTCACAGCGCGCACCGCCGTCGTCATGCCCATCTACAATGAGGCGCCGAGCCGCGTCTTCGGCGCGCTGCAGGCCATATTTCAGGATGTGGAGGCGACCGGCCTCGGCGCGCATTTCGACTGGTTCTTCCTCTCCGACACCACCAATCCCGATATTTGGATCGCCGAGGAGCGCGCCTTCGCCGCCATGCGCCGCAGGCTGGGGCCGCAGGCGCGCGTCTATTATCGCCGCCGCGAGAAGAATATCAGCCGCAAGGCCGGCAATATCGCCGATTTCGTCACCCGCTGGGGCGGCGCCTATGAGCATATGGTGGTGCTCGACGCCGACAGCCTGATGGCCGGCGACGCCATCGTGCGCCTCGCCGCCGCGATGGAGGCCGACCCGGACGCCGGCATCATCCAGACGCTGCCGCTCATCATCAATCGCAACACGCTGTTCGCGCGCGTGCAGCAATTCGCGGCGCGCATCTATGGTCCCGTCATCGCCGCCGGCCTCGCGCAATGGATGGGCCGCGACGGCAATTATTGGGGCCATAACGCCATCATTCGCACAGATGCTTTCGCGCATCATTGCGGCCTGCCCGATCTCAAGGGCCGTCCGCCCTTCGGCGGGCATATTCTCAGCCATGATTTCGTCGAGGCGGCGCTCATTCGCCGCGCCGGCTACTCCGTCTATATGATGCCGACTCTCGGCGGCTCCTTCGAGGAGAGCCCGCCCTCGCTGATCGATCTCTCCATCCGCGATCGTCGCTGGTGCCAGGGCAATCTGCAGCATTCGCGCATTCTCGGGGCGCGCGGCTTCCATTGGGCGACGCGGCAGCATTTCCTCACCGGAATCTTCGGCTATCTCACCTCGCCGCTATGGCTCTGCCAGCTCTTGGTCGGCATCGCGCTCGTCTTTCAGGCGAGCTATTTCCGGCCGGAATATTTCACCGCGAAATTCACGCTCTTCCCGGTGTGGCCGCGCTTCGACGCGGAGCGCTCGCTGGCGCTGTTCGCGCTCACAATGGCGATATTGCTGGCGCCGAAATTCTTCGGCCTCATTCTCGCGATGATCGATCGCGAGACGCGGCGCGGCTCCGGCGGCATTGTCATGCTGCTGGTCTCGACTCTGTTCGAGGTGCTGATGTCGGCGCTGCTCGCGCCGATCATGATGCTGATCCAGACGGGCCACGTCTTCCACATTCTGTTCGGCTTCGACACCGGCTGGGATCCGCAGCGGCGCGACGACGGCTCGGTTCCCTTCAACGCCATCGTGCGCCGCCATCAATGGCATGTGGCGCTCGGCGCGCTGACCTTGATCGCCGGCCTGATGATCTCGCCTTCGCTCGTCGCCTGGATGTCGCCGACCATCGCCGGCCTGATATTGGCGATCGGCATCTCCTATATCACCGGCCAGCGCTGGCTCGGCCTCGTGTTCCGCCGCGCCGGCGTGCTGGTGACGCCGGAGGAGACGACGACGCCCAAGATCGCGCGCAAGGGCCGCGCGCTGCATCGCCTGCTGGCGCGCGCCGGACAGGATGAGGAGAATTGCCTCGTCGCCATCCATGGCGATCCCGAGCTGCGTGCGCTGCACGAGGCCTGGCTGCCGGCGCGCCCGCCGCGCAAGCGCGGAATGGTTTCCGCCGATCGCGCTTTGGCGGAGGCCAAGCTCGCCGATGCGGAAGCGCTCGAGGATGCGGTCGAATGGCTCAATCGCGGCGAGCGGCTGGTCGTGCTCGGCGACCGCGCTCTGCTCGGCATGCTCGCGCGCCTGCCGCGCCGCGCCGAGAAGGAAGAGGCCGCGGCGCAAGAGGATGCGACGCGGCTCGCGAGCTGAGCGTCAGAACTTCAGCGACGCGCGCACGTAGTAGTAGCCGCCATTGACGCCGAAGGGAGAGAAGGTCGGGAAGATCGCGGCGCCGAGACTGCGCGTCCAGGGCAGGGTCTGATCGGGCCGCACGCCGAAGAGATTGTTGCCGCCGATCGCCGCGCGCAGGCCCGAGCCGAAATCATAGGCGATCTCGCCGTCCGTGATGAATTTCGGCGTGATGACATTGGTGTAGAAGGGCGCGCTGCCGGTGAGCGGCGAGGCGACGACCGAGCTGACATTGCCATATTGCGTGAAGTGCAGCGAGAAGGTCCAGGCGTCATAGCTGTAGGACCCGCCGAATATGACCTTGGTTCGTGGCGTGAGATCGGTGATGTTCGATCGCGCCGCGGCGTTGAGCAGCGGCGCGCCGTTGAAGGCCGCCGGCGACTGCGCGACGGAGAGGATCGTCGTCTCGAGGAAGCTCGCCGCGGCGTCGAAGCGCAGCGCGCCATAGGGTCCGAGATCATAGGCGTAATCTGCCTTCACATCGACGCCGCGCGTGCGTGTGAAGGCGCCGTTGACGAAGAAGCTGACGACGCCCGTCGCGCCCGCCTGCAACGTATTTCCGCTCGCGGCGATGGCGGCGAGCGCGGAGGGGCCGGTGAGGCTGCCGGTCGCGACGATGCGATCACGTAGGTCGATCTGATAGGCGTCGACCGAGACATGCAGATCGCGCAGCGGCTCTGTCACCACGCCGAGGCTGATATTCGTCGATTTTTCCGGCTTGAGCGGCTGCGCGCCGGCGACGCTCGCCGCGGAAGAATTGGGCGGCAGGACGATATTGGCGGTGGTCGGCGAGACGGTCGTCTGCGAGAAGAACTGCTCTGCGAGCGTGGGAGCGCGAAAGCCGGTGCTGACCGTGCCGCGCAGCGCGATCGCGGGAGAAATGTCGTAGCGCGTCGAGAGCTTGCCGTTGATCGAGTCGCCGAAGTCGTTGAACGTCTCGTAGCGGCCCGCGATATCGATCTTCCAGTCCGGCAGCGGCTTGCTGGAGAGGTCCACATAGCCGGCGAAGGATTCGCGGCTGTGATCGCTCGCATCGGTCGGCCGGATTCCGACCCAGGCGGCAGGGCCGGAGGAATAATAGGAGAAGAAGTCGCCCTGACGAACGGCATAGGTCTCGTGGCGATTCTCCGCGCCGACGGAGACATTGACGGGCGCGGGCAGGAAGCTCGGCGCGAATTCCTTGCCGAGATCGAGATTGATGGTGCGCAGCGTGCGGAAATATTGGCCGATGTAGAATTGCCGCGGCGTCCAGCCGGCGCCGAAGGCTTTGAGCGTGTCGTTGAACAGCGCGACATTGGCGGATTGGTTCAGCCCGACGTCGATCTTGTCGGAGCCATAGGTCAGGCTGAGATCCCATCGCACATCATCGAAGACCTTGCCCTTGGCGCCGCCGCTCAGCGACCAGTCCTCCTCATGGATCGTCTCGGCCGGAACGAAGCCGGAAGGGTCGATGATCTTGTTCCCCGCCGTGCCGTTGAGATTGGGCGCGCGATAGTTCTGGAAGGATTCGCCGCGCCGGCCCGCGCCCGTGCCGAAGAGATAGAGCTGGACGCCATTGTCCAGCTCATATCCGGCGTTGAGGCCGGCCGAGCCGGTGATATAGGCGGGATCGCCGATGATCGCCGAGACATTGGGATCGACCCAAGGGTAGGGCGTGCCGGGGCCGACGCGCAGACCGGTTCCGTCCTGCGTGCGATCCGGGCCGGTCTGATTGCTGTGCAGATGCGAGGTGATGTCGGCGCCGAGCGTCAGAAAGCCCTGGTCGCCGAGCGCGAAGCTCTTGTCCGCCTGCAGATTGCGCGTCAGTCCATTGCCATGCGTGTTGGGATTGTAGCTCTGCCCATAGGAGCCGACGAGCGCGGAGAGTCCGCCGCCCTCGGAATCGGCTTTCAATATGACGTTGATCACGCCGGCGATGGCGTCGGAGCCATATTGGGCGGCGGCGCCGTCCTCGAGAATCTCGACATGATCGACGAGCGCCACGGGAATGAGATCGAGATCGGCGCCGGCCGCGCCCTTGGTGAAGCCGGTCGAGGACAGATTGGCGGTGCCGTGCCGTCGCTTGCCGTTGACGAGCACGAGCACATGGCTGGCGGTCAGGCCGCGCAGGCGCGGCGAGCGCACCAGATTGTTGATGTCGCCGCCGACGCCATAGATCGAATAGGACGGATCGAGCCGCTGCAGCGCATCGACGAGATTTGTGCGTCCCGTCGCCTTCAGCCGCTCGCCGCTCACAACAGTGATCGGCGCCGTGCTCTCGCGCGCCTTGACGCCATAGTCGCGCGTGCCGGTCACGATGACGTCCTCGATTGCCGCCTCACGCGGCTTCTGCTCGCCGCTGTCCAGGGCGCGCGCCGATGGCGACAGGATCGCCGCCGCCAGCGCCAGCACGCTCGCGCCGAGGCGTTTCGTCATCGGATGCAACGAAGGCGAGGCGGCGTGAGCGGGGCGGAGGTCGGCGCGAAGGAAAGTCATGGCTATTCTCCTCAGAAAAGAACGAATTGGTATTTCCGCGAACGCGCGAACACTCGCGCCGGCCGATGTCGATCGACGGCCTTCTGGCTGAATTATCCGTAGCCTAATCGCTGTGCTCGAGCTTCTGCAAGACAAAATTGACAATCAATTCAATGTCGATAGCGATGTCTGTAGAATTATTCCATTATTATCGAGGATATTCCGAACAGCTATTTCGAATAGGCGATGCTATTCGTCAATTCCGTCTGTCATTTGCCGTAATACGAGAATTTTCATGCGTCCACAGTCGCAGCGCCTGGAAACGCTGCGTTGCTACCGTGGGAGTCGGAAGCTCAGTCCAGACCGGGGACTCGGAACAGAGAAGAAAGTCTCGGCAAGCTCGTCTTCGCGACGAATATCATCGTCACGAATGACGAAATCTGAAAGAGCTGCGCCTCAGGCCGCTGTCTTGTGGCGCTCGGCGATCTCGCGATAGACGGCGAGAATGCGCTCGATGTGCCGATCCAAGGTCGGCGGATCGCGCCAATAGGCGGCGTGCGCGCCTGCCGACAGACGCGCGACCAGCGCGTCATCCTTCATCCGCGTCAGCGCGCCGGCGAGCGATTCGACATTGGCGCTCTCAAACCAGAGGCCGGTCTCGCCATCCGTCACCTCCTCTCGTCCAGCGCAAACGTCGGAGACGATGACGGGCGTTCCCATCGCCTTCGCCTCCATGACGGTGAGCGGCTGGCCCTCGTACCACAGCGAGGGGAAGACCAGCGCCCGCGCGGCGCGCATATGCGCCCGCGCCTCGCTCGGCGGCAGCCAGCCGAGGAAGCGCGCCTGCGGATAGCGCGCGCGCAGCTCATTGGCGATCGGCCCATCGCCGATGAAGACCGGCGTGACGCCCGCGCGCGCCGCCGCCTCGGCGAAAAGAAAGGCGCCCTTTTCCGGCGACAGGCGCCCGACGAAGATGAAATCGCCGGAGGCGGGATCGCTCTTGCGACCGAGGTCCTGGGCGTCCACCGGATTGGACACGCGATGCAGCCGCACGCCCTCGGGCAGATAGCGGCCGATGATCTCCTCCTGATAATTCGAGATGCAGATGTAATCGGCGAAGAGCTCGGCGAATTTGGCCGGACCGCGCGCATAGGTGAGGCGCGCGCTGCGCCAGATCTTGCGCGGATAATTGACTGCGTCGCAGGCCGTCGCCCAGCAGGCCGCGGAGAGCGGCTCCAGCCGGCAGAGCTCGTGCTTCTGGTAATTGTAGAAGCCGCCGTTGGGGCAGAAGAGGAAATATTCGTGCAGCGTGTAGACGCGCGGCAGGCCGGAGGCGCGGATCGGCGCGGCGATGGCCGGCGACAGCGCCTTGGCCCAGCCATGTACATGGACGATCGTATTGTCGCGGGGCAGGCGGGCGAGCAGATCGCCCAGCGCCTTGGCGGCGCGCAAGTTCCATGTGCCCTGAAAGGCGGCGGCGATCCGCGACGGATTGCCGAGAAGATCGTGCTGGCCGAGGCAGACGACCTCTATCCCGGCCGCGATGAGCCGCTCGTCCACCGGCGCAGCCGAGGCGAAGACGATCGGCCGCGCGCCATGGGCGGCGAGGCCCAATGCGCTCTCGATCGCCACTTTGGCCTGGCCGCCGGTGACGGAGGCGTGGTCGATGCAGATGACGACATTGGGCGCGAAACCAGCCATGGGGGCTCCCGAGGAAAGGCTCTGACGCGAGCTTAGGCCAACGCGCATTAAGCCGAGGTAAGCGCCGCCTTGGCGCGGGGCTGCTCGATCGGATCGACGAGCCTGCGCCGATCTTCCGAGGCGCCGCACACGGCAGGATAAATTGTCATCTCCGGATCTCGCTATCCGCCGGGAAGAAATTATCTATTGTTTTTCAGAAAGATACAAATTTCACGACGGTTTCGTGAAAATTTTTGAAAGGAGCCGTTGACAGTGCTGCGGGGGCGGTCCTATAAGGCGTTCATCGACGGCGGCGCTGCCAACGAGCGGCGAACGAAGTCGTTTCTTCGTCTTTTGGGGAGTTGGCCGCCTGGCTGGTTCGTCGGGACGAAGAGGCGTCTCTGGAATTGGGGCTTCGGCCTCGGCGCTGTGGTTGCTGTTTGACAATCGAATCGGAAGAAAGAGAAACGTGGACGGCGGATGTCCTTGCGGATGTCCTTCATCTTCGGATGGGGGAGATCAAAGAGACAATCTGACGGTCACGTTTACTGAGCACACCAGACTTTGTCAGTCGTGAGACGATGAAGTTTGTGCTCGGGACTCGTCAAACGAGTGATGACCGGTCAGGAGTTAACTCTTCAACTTGAGAGTTTGATCCTGGCTCAGAACGAACGCTGGCGGCAGGCCTAACACATGCAAGTCGAGCGATTGCAGCAATGCAGGAGCGGCAGACGGGTGAGTAACGCGTGGGAACGTGCCTTTCGGTTCGGAATAACTCAGGGAAACTTGAGCTAATACCGGATACGCCCTTCGGGGGAAAGATTTATTGCCGAAAGATCGGCCCGCGTCCGATTAGCTAGTTGGTGAGGTAACGGCCCACCAAGGCGACGATCGGTAGCTGGTCTGAGAGGATGATCAGCCACACTGGGACTGAGACACGGCCCAGACTCCTACGGGAGGCAGCAGTGGGGAATATTGGACAATGGGCGCAAGCCTGATCCAGCCATGCCGCGTGAGTGATGAAGGCCCTAGGGTTGTAAAGCTCTTTCGCCAGGGACGATAATGACGGTACCTGGATAAGAAGCCCCGGCTAACTTCGTGCCAGCAGCCGCGGTAATACGAAGGGGGCTAGCGTTGTTCGGAATCACTGGGCGTAAAGCGCACGTAGGCGGATCTTTAAGTCAGGGGTGAAATCCCGAGGCTCAACCTCGGAACTGCCTTTGATACTGGGGGTCTAGAGTCCGGGAGAGGTGAGTGGAACTGCGAGTGTAGAGGTGAAATTCGTAGATATTCGCAAGAACACCAGTGGCGAAGGCGGCTCACTGGCCCGGAACTGACGCTGAGGTGCGAAAGCGTGGGGAGCAAACAGGATTAGATACCCTGGTAGTCCACGCCGTAAACGATGGATGCTAGCCGTTGGGCAGCTTGCTGTTCAGTGGCGCAGCTAACGCTTTAAGCATCCCGCCTGGGGAGTACGGTCGCAAGATTAAAACTCAAAGGAATTGACGGGGGCCCGCACAAGCGGTGGAGCATGTGGTTTAATTCGAAGCAACGCGCAGAACCTTACCAGCTTTTGACATGCCCGGTATGATCGCCAGAGATGGCTTTCTTCCCGCAAGGGGCCGGTGCACAGGTGCTGCATGGCTGTCGTCAGCTCGTGTCGTGAGATGTTGGGTTAAGTCCCGCAACGAGCGCAACCCTCGCCCTTAGTTGCCATCATTCAGTTGGGCACTCTAGGGGGACTGCCGGTGATAAGCCGCGAGGAAGGTGGGGATGACGTCAAGTCCTCATGGCCCTTACAGGCTGGGCTACACACGTGCTACAATGGCGGTGACAATGGGACGCGAAGGGGCGACCCTTAGCAAATCTCAAAAAACCGTCTCAGTTCGGATTGCACTCTGCAACTCGAGTGCATGAAGGTGGAATCGCTAGTAATCGCAGATCAGCACGCTGCGGTGAATACGTTCCCGGGCCTTGTACACACCGCCCGTCACACCATGGGAGTTGGCTTTACCCGAAGGCGTTTCGCTAACCGCAAGGAGGCAGACGACCACGGTAGGGTCAGCGACTGGGGTGAAGTCGTAACAAGGTAGCCGTAGGGGAACCTGCGGCTGGATCACCTCCTTTCTAAGGATGATCCCTTATGATCATTGGACATAATGTCCTTTGATCTGTCGGATCACTTGGAACACAACGGCCAGTCAGGCCGATCTGGCGGGACAGCCGCCGTCTTCGTTTCTCTTTCTTCACAAGGACGAGCCCGCCTGTCGCAGCAGCGAAAAGGCGTGCGACAGTTTGGGCTTGTAGCTCAGTTGGTTAGAGCGCGCGCTTGATAAGCGTGAGGTCGGAAGTTCAAGTCTTCCCAGGCCCACCACTCTTTCCAATTGGTTCGGCTCGGGGCCATAGCTCAGTTGGGAGAGCGCGTGCTTTGCAAGCATGAGGTCGTCGGTTCGATCCCGTCTGGCTCCACCAGATGCGCGGATCGCCGAAGACGGCGTCGCAAACGTCCTTGAAACAAGTTCCGCATTTCGACGCGCTGTCGAAATGCGTGTTGTCTGTCATCGTGAAAAGGAAATGCATCCGATCTCTTCGATCGAACGGGAACGTTCGAACGAGGACGAGCAACCAGCAAGTGGGCGCCGCGTGACCGCAGCGCTCTCGGATGTGTTTGAAGCAAACTGGTCTTTCTATCGATGCAAATCTCTTCTCGAAAGGGAAGGGAGCCGCTGCCGAGCGGTGGGCATCGATAATGAGAGCGATCAAGTGCCTTAAGGGTATTCGGTGGATGCCTTGGCGCTGAGAGGCGATGAAGGACGTGGTACGCTGCGATAAGCCGTGGGGAGCTGCGAACAAGCTTTGATCCGCGGATTTCCGAATGGGGGAACCCACCTTCGATCTCTGTTATTCCGAGGAAATCTCTGGCCTGCACAAAGGCTAAGAGGTTTTCGTGCGGTTTTGGAAGTCTCCAAGACGCATGTCCTCGGACTAACAGAGATCATGAGAAGGTATTTGTATCTGAATCCATAGGATACAAAAGCAAACCCGGGGAACTGAAACATCTAAGTACCCGGAGGAAAGGACATCAACGAGACTCCGTTAGTAGTGGCGAGCGAACGCGGACCAGGCCAGTTCTTTTGTGTTTCTAATCAGAACCGATTGGAAAGTCGGGCCGTAGTGGGTGATAGCCCCGTATGGATTTCGAAGCACAAGAGACATGAGTAGGGCGGGACACGTGCAATCCTGTCTGAAGATGGGGAGACCACTCTCCAAGCCTAAGTACTCCTCAGCGACCGATAGTGAACCAGTACCGTGAGGGAAAGGTGAAAAGCACCCCGACGAGGGGAGTGAAACAGTTCCTGAAACCGGATACCTACAAACAGTAGGAGCCCAAGGTTCGTCCTGGGTGACTGCGTACCTTTTGTATAATGGGTCAGCGACTTAAAGTAACGAGCAAGCTTAAGCCGATAGGCGTAGGCGCAGCGAAAGCGAGTCTGAACAGGGCGTTCAGTTCGTTGCTTTAGACCCGAAACCGAGTGATCTAGCCATGAGCAGGTTGAAGGTGCAGTAACATGCACTGGAGGACCGAACCGGTGTCTGTTGAAATAGACTCGGATGACTTGTGGTTAGGGGTGAAAGGCCAAACAAACTCGGAAATAGCTGGTTCTCCGCGAAAGCTATTTAGGTAGCGCCTCGCACGAATACTCCAGGGGGTAGAGCACTGGATGGGCTAGGGGGTCCCACAGACTTACCAAACCTAACCAAACTCCGAATACCTGGAAGTACTATGCGGGAGACACACAGTGGGTGCTAACGTCCATTGTGGAGAGGGAAACAACCCAGACCAACAGCTAAGGCCCCCAATTCGTGGCTAAGTGGGAAAGGATGTAGAAATCCCAAAACAACCAGGAGGTTGGCTTAGAAGCAGCCATCCTTTAAAGAAAGCGTAACAGCTCACTGGTCTAAATAAGGGTTTCCGCGCCGAAGATGTACCGGGGCTCAAGCCACGAGCCGAAGCTTTGGGCTCACCGCAAGGTGAGCGGTAGCGGAGCGTTCCGTAAGCCCGTGAAGGGACAGCCGTGAGGCATCCTGGAGGTATCGGAAGTGCGAATGCTGACATGAGTAACGAGAAACACTGTGAAAGACAGTGTCGCCGAAAGTCCAAGGGTTCCTGCGTAAAGTTAATCTTCGCAGGGTTAGCCGGCCCCTAAGGCGAGGCCGAAAGGCGTAGTCGATGGGAACCACGTTAATAATCGTGGGCCAGCAGGTGGTGACGCGTGGGGTAAATCGTTCGGACTTACTGGATTGTCCGGGCGGTGAACCCGCGCCAGGAAATAGCCCCTGCATCAGACCGTACCCGAAACCGACACAGGTGGACAGGTAGAGTATACCAAGGCGCTTGAGAGAATGACGCTGAAGGAACTCGGCAATTTACCTCCGTAACTTCGGAATAAGGAGGCCTTCCGTTCGCGCAAGCGGGCGGGAGGGGCACAGACCAGGGGGTGGCAACTGTTTACCAAAAACACAGGGCTCTGCGAAATCGCAAGATGACGTATAGGGTCTGACGCCTGCCCGGTGCCGGAAGGTTAAGAGGAGGAGTGCAAGCTCTGAATTGAAGCCCCGGTAAACGGCGGCCGTAAATATAACGGTCCTAAGGTAGCGAAATTCCTTGTCGGGTAAGTTCCGACCTGCACGAATGGCGTAATGACTTCCCCGCTGTCTCCAGCGTCAGCTCAGTGAAATTGAATTCCCCGTGAAGATGCGGGGTTCCTGCGGTCAGACGGAAAGACCCCGTGCACCTTTACTGTAACTTTGCACTGGCATTCGTGTCGGCATGTGTAGGATAGGTGGTAGGCGTTGAAGCATGGGCGCCAGCTCGTGTGGAGCCACCCTTGAAATACCACCCTTATCGTCATGGATGTCTAACCGCGCTCCGTCATCCGGGGCCGGGACAGTGCATGGTAGGCAGTTTGACTGGGGCGGTCGCCTCCCAAAGAGTAACGGAGGCGCGCGATGGTGGGCTCAGAGCGGTCGGAAATCGCTCGTCGAGTGCAATGGCATAAGCCTGCCTGACTGCGAGACAGACAAGTCGAGCAGAGACGAAAGTCGGTCATAGTGATCCGGTGGTCCCTCGTGGAAGGGCCATCGCTCAACGGATAAAAGGTACGCCGGGGATAACAGGCTGATAACCCCCAAGAGTCCATATCGACGGGGTTGTTTGGCACCTCGATGTCGGCTCATCACATCCTGGGGCTGGAGAAGGTCCCAAGGGTTCGGCTGTTCGCCGATTAAAGTGGTACGTGAGCTGGGTTCAGAACGTCGTGAGACAGTTCGGTCCCTATCTGCCGTGGGTGTCGGAGAATTGAGAGGATTTGTCCCTAGTACGAGAGGACCGGGATGAACATACCTCTGGTGGACCTGTTGTGGCGCCAGCCGCAGTGCAGGGTAGCTATGTATGGACGGGATAACCGCTGAATGCATCTAAGCGGGAAACCCACCTCGAAACGAGTTCTCCCTCGAGAGCCGTGGAAGACGACCACGTCGATAGGCCGGGTGTGGAAGCGCGGCGACGCGCGGAGCTTACCGGTACTAATAGCTCGATCGGCTTGATCGTTCTCATTAATCCATGCCCATCTCCCCAAAGATGGACGCGATCGAAAGACCAATCACAGTTTGCTTCATTCTTGCCCTTTGCCGGCCTGGTGGCCTCGGCGGAGCGATCAGACCCGATCCCATCCCGAACTCGGCCGTCAAACGCTTCAGCGCCAATGGTACTATGTCTCAAGACCTGGGAGAGTAGGTCGTCGCCAGGCCTGCAAAGGGCAAAAGTTTCCTTTTCCACGATGTGCGAATGGGGAGTGGCGAAAAGCGAGTAGACGATCTCTATTCGCCTTTCCCCACTCCCCTTTCTCGTCTTCCAGCCCTCTCCCATAAGAGGGCCGACGTCCTTGGCGCGGGGTGGAGCAGCCCGGTAGCTCGTCAGGCTCATAACCTGAAGGTCACAGGTTCAAATCCTGTCCCCGCAACCAACGATTCTTGCGATAGCAAGGCACCCAAAACCCCGCCCTCGCTCAGGGCGGGGTTTTTCTTGCCCGCAGCAAATCGAAGCATCGCGGCCAAGTCCCCACGAATTATGATCGCCAG
It encodes the following:
- a CDS encoding glucan biosynthesis protein; the encoded protein is MFVRRDLLKASLTALAGGISGGRAFAQSASPAPPPPAPAIFGREVVIELARALAKRPFAAPAAELREPFANLSYEQYVGIKTKPGAAIWSGENRGFSVEPLHRGFIFGAPVELYVVEDRIAKRVAYDQAKFDYGGLKVGDKLPDIGFSGFRILAPQSAGAPDTELALFQGASFYRALARGQTLGVTARALSIRTADPRGEEFPVFRSFWIEKPSLAGNALVIHALLDSQSVTGAYLFTLRPGEATIIDAEFTLFPRVAIDHLGLGGAAAASLFTPLDHRRSDDPRPFVAETNGLQMLTGKDEWLWRPVSNRETLQISAFVDSNPKGFGFLTRDRDIETYQDDIQHWELRPSLWVEPIGDWGEGSVQLVEIPSESEVNANIVAYWRPKQPLAAGKEATFAYRQFWCWSPPARPPFAVAVSAFGGRAPSPKLRRFIVQFAGDNLGDPQRVANLRPVLTTSPGSATNIRIYPNPKAKTCRVVFDVDPAGETFCELRLVLHSGDEPISETWLYRWTV
- the mdoH gene encoding glucans biosynthesis glucosyltransferase MdoH — protein: MDGVALSLVEPIPPDAVAPTPPVDPAAAPPMPAERRLEMPTQSFWRFKAKERRRRLAPKLWRTPWISRFVTFGGGLALTAYGGYEMYRVIDVGGVTTLKWALLALFVLNFSWIALSFASAVVGFVALLFARRPPPPPETLTARTAVVMPIYNEAPSRVFGALQAIFQDVEATGLGAHFDWFFLSDTTNPDIWIAEERAFAAMRRRLGPQARVYYRRREKNISRKAGNIADFVTRWGGAYEHMVVLDADSLMAGDAIVRLAAAMEADPDAGIIQTLPLIINRNTLFARVQQFAARIYGPVIAAGLAQWMGRDGNYWGHNAIIRTDAFAHHCGLPDLKGRPPFGGHILSHDFVEAALIRRAGYSVYMMPTLGGSFEESPPSLIDLSIRDRRWCQGNLQHSRILGARGFHWATRQHFLTGIFGYLTSPLWLCQLLVGIALVFQASYFRPEYFTAKFTLFPVWPRFDAERSLALFALTMAILLAPKFFGLILAMIDRETRRGSGGIVMLLVSTLFEVLMSALLAPIMMLIQTGHVFHILFGFDTGWDPQRRDDGSVPFNAIVRRHQWHVALGALTLIAGLMISPSLVAWMSPTIAGLILAIGISYITGQRWLGLVFRRAGVLVTPEETTTPKIARKGRALHRLLARAGQDEENCLVAIHGDPELRALHEAWLPARPPRKRGMVSADRALAEAKLADAEALEDAVEWLNRGERLVVLGDRALLGMLARLPRRAEKEEAAAQEDATRLAS
- a CDS encoding TonB-dependent siderophore receptor — protein: MTFLRADLRPAHAASPSLHPMTKRLGASVLALAAAILSPSARALDSGEQKPREAAIEDVIVTGTRDYGVKARESTAPITVVSGERLKATGRTNLVDALQRLDPSYSIYGVGGDINNLVRSPRLRGLTASHVLVLVNGKRRHGTANLSSTGFTKGAAGADLDLIPVALVDHVEILEDGAAAQYGSDAIAGVINVILKADSEGGGLSALVGSYGQSYNPNTHGNGLTRNLQADKSFALGDQGFLTLGADITSHLHSNQTGPDRTQDGTGLRVGPGTPYPWVDPNVSAIIGDPAYITGSAGLNAGYELDNGVQLYLFGTGAGRRGESFQNYRAPNLNGTAGNKIIDPSGFVPAETIHEEDWSLSGGAKGKVFDDVRWDLSLTYGSDKIDVGLNQSANVALFNDTLKAFGAGWTPRQFYIGQYFRTLRTINLDLGKEFAPSFLPAPVNVSVGAENRHETYAVRQGDFFSYYSSGPAAWVGIRPTDASDHSRESFAGYVDLSSKPLPDWKIDIAGRYETFNDFGDSINGKLSTRYDISPAIALRGTVSTGFRAPTLAEQFFSQTTVSPTTANIVLPPNSSAASVAGAQPLKPEKSTNISLGVVTEPLRDLHVSVDAYQIDLRDRIVATGSLTGPSALAAIAASGNTLQAGATGVVSFFVNGAFTRTRGVDVKADYAYDLGPYGALRFDAAASFLETTILSVAQSPAAFNGAPLLNAAARSNITDLTPRTKVIFGGSYSYDAWTFSLHFTQYGNVSSVVASPLTGSAPFYTNVITPKFITDGEIAYDFGSGLRAAIGGNNLFGVRPDQTLPWTRSLGAAIFPTFSPFGVNGGYYYVRASLKF